The nucleotide window tgcattgctcgttactaagtaaggttttatgccaataataataatattgagtaattaccaatagtgtccactgcctttaaacgcagAAAAATTATATCTACATAAATAGagatacatttacatgtagacATGTTGTCATAGTGCATGCACTACACACATGCGCATGTTgtatacatatgtacatgtatgctgcaTTCAAAAGCTGGTTACTTCCTTGTACAGATCTCCATTACAGAACTGATTTTTGCTAACAAGATAATTGCTGGCAGTCACCGCTCGACTGGAATGAGAATTCTAGGATGCATGACAAATAGCTTGAAACCTACCAATGGAAACTACTTGTATTGCTATTGCTCCAGTCTGTCTGATGTTTGcaaacctgaaaaaaaaaaaaaaaaaacatgattagaAATAAGGTTTTTGTGATATGATAACAAAGGAGGTTTTGGCGCTTTTGTCTGCAGTAGGAAAGCGCATTGTGCTCCAAATTCATTTAATCACGCCCCCGGAGTTTCAATATCACGCTTGACTTCAGCTTTCAAGTCAAacgtatatctcaacatatgcataaaaaaacaaacctgtgaaaattttagctcgctCGGTCGTCCaaatgcaagataataatgaaagaaaaaacacccttgtcacacgaagacctcaaattctaattctgaggtcttgaaatcaaattcgtggaaaattactcgaaaaatcttgaaaactacgttacttcagagggagccgtttctcatcaacctctccccattactcattaccaagtaaggttttatgctaatagttattttgagaaattaccaatagtgtccactgcctttaactatgtATTAAAATTATGTAATTCTTGATGTACAATTTAtcatattttatgtattttaagCACGAGAGCCAAGGCAATTTTATTGGTAGTgtaaatttttgttgaaaaaaaacccagctatTCTAATCTTTTGGCATTTTCGCTTTTCACAAGTGCTTTGTGCATTTTAATTTCACATAATAATATAGCGTGTCGAGGCCGAGCGGTCTGGTTCGTTGGACCTAATGTAagcagcggagtgtgggtttaaatcctgCTCATCaaacttgtgcccttgagcaagcaATTGACCATAATATTGCTTTGTTAATAGCTGGGAAGGTGCTGTACACTGCATTTTTATCAGTTTTGCATAATttcctttgttatttttgccTTCActgttatataatatatatcttttatttaatttcaatttattttcgTTTTATcgttattgttttgttcttttttaatgTAGGCAGgctttttaatatatatttgtaatacattttttgtaaatatttaatacatattttttaatatatatttgtaatactttttttttcagtcagtcatattttttgtttctgttcccaATTTTAATTTCTTATATTTCTAAATTTTTGCTTCAATTTTTTTCCCACGATGTTTTCTattataattgttaactttgtacatacatattattttatatagtcTATATGAATAATTTTCAATTTGTGTATTATCCTTTCCTATAATAAgaggctcgtccgctgttgctCTACCTGCCAGACTcaaagtggatgatacccaaggaCAAAATACTAAGCGCTTTGACACACCCCtgggggtgtgataaagcgctataaaaACAACCTAGCATTATAATTTGTACTACCTCTACTCACATAACTCTAGCCGGGAATCGAGCCAGGCCCTCAGTGGTGAGGAGCGAGTGCTTTATGTACacaatatcccccccccccaaaaaaaaaacccccgtCTGAAATCAACTCGGAAAATCCCAATCACATCTTACCTGTGTTGAACCGATGCGTTCTCCTGCTTCGCCAAGACGCTACTATACTGGTGACCACGCGGAAGAACCCCCATGTGCTGTGCCCAGGCACTACACGGCAAAGTTTTCGGCTTGAGACAGAACCACGGATAGCCGAGGGCACGGTCCGAGAAATCGCAGAACCCCCGGGATCGCTGAGACTCCAGAGATCCGAGGTACATGTCTTTCGTGATGTGACACGGCATTAACTCTTTTTGGTTTCCGAGAATGAACATGCCGTCGTAGGCAAACCGGGCCGGACCGATCTCGCGGTGGTGCCTGAGCAGAGCCACGTACTCGCTGGACTTAATCAGAACAACCTTCATGTGGACATTGCCTGTCCAGTGCAGGACAAACTCTGCCGTGTAGGTGCCGTTTTGGTGGTCGGTGATTGTGTCTGCTGCTTGACTGGCGTCCAGATCGTTGCTAAATATCTTCACCTTAAACAGGAAGATGGTAAaatagatgtaaaatttgcatcaggatacaaattattatttggttttatcctTACATGATGTATGTATTGCACTGAACACTTTCCTCGAGTTCTGTGCaataaaatcacaggcatattacttgtgtgggatttgaacccaagacctttgtcAATCAACTGTAGAGCAGATGTCAGGTTTGACAGGTTAACAGGTTTTAAAAATGACTATTGAGGTtcactcatacatgtacactgattGAGTGTTGAGCACAAGTCCACCTCAGGTTGGATTccaacccatgacctttgcagaTGCTTGGcacactagaccaccaagctttAACAGGGTTgccaaaatatttatcaaaagcccttttcacacggccaaaatgtagccagggtcccttgctacaaaatttacgagcgtggattgtttatttgttatcaccgtGTTTGACATTACACTATGATTAAGTTTGAAAGGGGCTGCATTTAtcatatttattgtttattggtGACTTTGAATGTAAATTTTCCTGCACTTTAGGAAATAGTGCATCCACTACAAAAGCTCCATTTCACATTGGAGCTCCTCTttaatcaatttcaaaaaacagtACTTCCATGTGACAGCTGTCTAGAGCCAGCCAttaccaaaaatcaatgaaactGCAGATACGTAAAGGAATTCGAGTTATTACAAACATCTGTTACGATATGTtgcagaaaacaaaagaaaatgttgccAGCAAATCATTGAAAACCCAATTCCCACAGACTATAATTATCAGTAGTTATTTAAGACACACATCCACAGGTGTagattaatgttttttattaaattggtaATTCCAGACTAAAGGGCACAAAAGTGTGATACGGGAGAGTTACTttggatacatgtacatgtagtagtaacAACATGAAGTATTGAATGTATTTTTGtcggtgtacatgtagctacattCAGAAGCACATGTGGATTgtggtaaacaaaaaagaaggTACACTGTAAATGGATAAGTATTTAAGAAACTGGAAGGATAAGTCTTCAAgatttatacatacatgtacgtaacaAGGACAGACATTTTGGTTATCATTTGATAGAAGTTATactaaaataaatgtattgccCAATGTTGTCCAGATACATCAATTCTACAGATCCTTAGGGATGTAGTTGCcagccaaaattaagaaatttaGTTTATGCCTAACGCAGCATCGCGACTACTATAGCTTGTTCAGACTTGTTTACACATTATACGCCAGTGAAATGTGCGTGCACATGGCGTgattttccaatgaaaagtTTTGACTGGCAAAAGGTCACCTACGGAGGTCCAGGAGTGCCATCccacataatttatctcatcaagacgacttatttTGTGGAataagttaacttaccgacatattttatcttgctaagtcgacttattcaaaacaatcagttgacttaacaacataatttatctcaccaagtcgacttataTAAAATGGTAaatcgacttactgacataatccatctcaccaagtcgacttagataaaatgatTAGTCGACtaactgacataatttatctcaccaagtcgacttacagAAACTAAGAAGTTGACTTAACAGCCCGAACACGCGTTGAGATGTGTGTGTATCAAACCTTGTACACCATTATGAGAGCACTCTATTTCCTTTATATTGCTTTTTAACTTTACGTTTGCGGGCTAAAACTAAATGTAATACTGTAATGCCCCTTTAAATGATGTTTGACCAGGCAAAGATATAAAGTAGGTTCCAACGGTTACAAAATATTAGTATGATTAGCCCGTGCTTAGCCCGCTCATGGGGGTTCTATTGTTTGTGATTAAATTTACTTCATTATCATTATGTTTGACAACTTGGACCGAGCACCTCTGGGTCAAAAGATGTTAAGGAGTTTTCTTAACTTTACAAAATTATGATGTCACTTAAttccattgcttcgtccttcggatgggacgtaaagccgttggtcccatgtgttgtgtaacgcgtaTAAAAGaaacccagtgtacttatcgaaTAGAGAAGGatttcgccccggtgttcccggtccgatcggcagcaaatcggcagtaaagcattacatggtgctaccagaATATTAGTATGATTAGCCCGTGCTTAGCCCGCTCATGGGGGTTCCATTGTTTGTGATtaaacttgattcaagtcttagattgtGGTTATACTTCTGCATCCCAGGcacgaaaaacgcccccacattattagcGATCACGCGGGCCCTAACTCGCAATCTCAATAAACACACGTTGCAACGTGTGCAGGTTGTGTATAAGTAAACTTCTTAATTAGTTActgtaagtcgacttggtgagataaattatgtcagtaagtcgacttaccattttatctaagtcgacttggtgagataaattatgttgttaagtcaactgattgttttgaataagttGACTTAGCAAAATAATATGTCGGTAAGTAACGATTGATTCCACGAAATAAGTCGTCTTGAAGAGATAACGTATGTCGGTAACTCGATATGTCGGATGGCACTCCTGGAGCTCCGTATGCACACGTTGCAAATTGAGATTGCGAGTTAGGGCCCGCCTGATCGCTAATAATGTAGGGCGTTTTTTGTGCCTGggatgcagaagaataaccacaatctaagacttgaatcaagtctacacctCGTCCAACTCCGATAGTATTAGTCAATTCAGGCATcctcttcaattttattttatgtaacaagcaaaattattaatttacctacacatcatatgaaagggcctcacgtacttcacaaacatgggtatgttggtgaccttctcttgacctttttatgctttaccataaaatgattacacatcgagaaaacggTTTTgttttgacgagctattaacaacacttttttcattgattcaaacactgacccaacaatagccgaacacctagtgtttgtttctacaaacactataacTAGTTGTTTTCGAATTCTTTCTTTACTTTCCAGGCCATTTGTCTGTCTTTGTTACATACGCAACACATTTCAAATGACCTTGGAACAATTATAAACAGATTTAAAATGTCAAGGAAAAGACTGTAACAATAGTTCCTTTAAGCTCGCTCTCACATGCCTATCTTACAAAGTGATCCCTTAGGTCCATTAGTGTGGAATTGCCCATTTATTACATGtaatatttctggtaatgacaCCAAGAATCCCTCATGTAAGCCAGGGTGACTGTTGCTCGCGATTATTGACTGCTTAATGGAGTCGCGACAAACTTCGCGTTTAATGGTGCCGCCAAGACTACTACagaaatagttgcgactaccggcttggtgaaccaattgtgtggctcacgactattcacaacaacaaaatgaacacaaaacaTCCTCAGACATGgatgacacaatccttcaatcctttcaggtTGAACTTTACTTTATTGTGCCTGCGGCGATTAATAGAGTAGTTAATTTCgatagtcgcccaggcctacccTCATGGAACCGATTACCCTACGGTCATTAGCTACCTTCAGAAAAGCTctcaaaacctatttatatgacTATTAACCTTGTTCAGTACAGTATGTTTATCTTAGTattgtcatttttgttgttgtgtaaagcactgtgatAATTTTTGTAAGAGCGCTATAGAAAAGCCTTGGTAGTATAGttaagtaataataacaaaccattTTTGTGTAGCCCATACACGCacgctttgagatgaaaacaaaagagaggtAACAGTTAATAGAGATGTCAAGTAAtaacaaaagacaaatttatttgatacagaaagaaatactgaaggctattgcaaaaataattgtgtttttaacttgcctgtgattttttttctcagagctcgggaaagtacggagtatacagtgctaacacacatcagtgtattaataggtaaaaccaaatttactgtttgattattattttacgttcataaatacctcagaacGGTTTCGCTATTCCTGATGGTGGAGAGCCTGCACCTGGGTGTGTATTAATCTTTCACAATGGTgtatataaacctttgtttatgaccagtaaaaagtgttgaaacatgggcgtgacacgcgagcttgcacctgtgcttataagacagtttcttcattcctattggtcgagagcaacggccagaacagttgtgccacattaCGCGCTAGCtcgacgtgcacagcattcccttataaggagttgtttacccgagggcggcagagggccttaccatttcatagctggaggggtgttatgttgaaagaaatcattgaacaattataatttttgcatttattttactttttgaccaaaagtgttgatggtttttgaccgaaaaggcatttatgaatgggaatcaaagtgtgttgaatcggttttcaactagtggtttaaacccgcctcGGTAGAATTATCAAGAcccaggcctcattgggattaaaccactagttgaaaacctcttcaccacacattgattcccttaatagtTAGCATCTTACCCAGAAGTAATCTCCGCCATACGTCTTCAGCTTGTTGTGACGATCCCGCACCTCAATATGAAGCTCCAGTTTGTCGCACAACGTATAGTGCAACGAAGCGTCTATTTGCTTGACTGTAAAAAAAGAATGCGCAGCGTCGGTAGGATTGTTAAAATCAACGCTCATCGAAGTCTTGGGGGTTGCTTGAGATGTAGTCAAGTTTGGCTGCTGTGACGTCACGGCCCGATGGGTAACGACTTGGGTAGGATTTGATGTTTGCGACCCTGCGAGCTTGCTGAAGATGTTTACTCCTCCTGCAACCCTTGCAGGAGCTATCTTTACCAGCTCAGTCTGAACCTGTGATCGAAACGATATATTTAAGAGTAGAATCAAACAGTAACACAAAATCAATCATAAGCGTCTGTAGAGAGTTATCAATCTAGTTGCCTTCTGAGGCAACTAGCAaagttcaatttaattcaactcAAACTCACAATAATTTCCAACCAAACTCTAGGCCAACATGTACGGTACATATCCAAAACCAATGTTTTAGTCGAGACCTCTTAGTCCAGCCAAGACCAAGACTGAGACCTCCTCATCAAACCGAGACCAGTACTTCCGAGATCGAGACATTTGTAGTCTGAGAACGAGGAGGAGACCGTGACACCGAAAGAGATGGTCTCGAGATCAAAACCAGGTCTCGAGATCTACAACACTAtccaaaacataaattttaaaGAAGCAAAAAAGACGGCCTGTCACAATAATTTTGATATGTTAATCTAGCACTTACCTCACCATCTTGCTGCCAGTAGAATAAAAAGTTTGCCCCACCAATGAATACGACTAATAGTATCAAAAACCACACAAGCCTGCTGCATCTTAATAAGCCTGTAACAGGCTGTAATTTTGAACCTGAATCATTCTTTCTTCCTTTTGTCGGAGAAGACCCCGGAGATGAGTTATCTGTGAGaaacaaacagttaaaataaagaaataaggccaagtgaaataaaaaacatgctGCTCGTCCGgactttttgttatttgttattttcaattttttttatatttttttcaagatggccaccatgtctaagatggccgccataTCATGTTTTAGATGGTTTTATGGTTTTACGGCATGTCCTCGAATTCTGCGTCTATTTTTAAACATATTGTTATTCTTTCCAAGAGTCCTTCTTGCTTTTGCTCCAAAGTTTTGTAAGAGATCTGCTCCAGCAGTGCAAAccttgtaggttcgaatcccacccattttataaaacacattgggTTAGGATTAAAGGggttaagttttgatttaaaaaaagatgtgTACACCGAACAATTAGTGTTTGTAAATATACAACCACTACATGTAaagtttttctttataaatcCCGGAcgcatttgcatatgcagttgtgtccgcctccatgcaaaaccgtccttgcagtaaattaaacgcccttggtggatggaacacgttcgccatttttttataaagctaagtgcatgtcatgaatgacatgggaaatgttcggccgttgggtattcgctgcaatcataaaatacgtgaatatgcTGCATATTATTCGTATgcaggttcagtgcatgcacgctcgcttacgcgcgcacattagtcatgtacatgtccgccagacggtttttgcatagccctggacacgattgcatatgcaaaaaagtgtccggagcggacagtattgcatggcggacacaattgcatctgacccCGGCCGCTTCATACAATGTTTGAGCAGCActtaaaacaagaaatcaaataaGTTGTTTGCGCTGATGACATGTCCCCTATACAGCTTGTCAATATTACAATGGTCGCTTAGTAACGcaacatgttttttgttctttattcGTCTTTGTCGAAAGAACCATAAACCCGAAGATACTTTTGTAGAAAAGGAGTATATAAATATGAGTTTAAGATGTGGTGCGCAACCCTGGTAGAGGGaaaccccaaaacacacaccaaaaaaacaacaaccacaaaagctattttgacaatctattcatcatatgaaagggcctcacgtacttcacaaaaatgggtatgttggtgaccttctcttgacctttataaactggaagagcctgtaaaatgctttgaaaaggcattatttaaagaattttaggttgaaatgtacactttttgatgttttttccaTAAGATTATAACACATccagaaaactgtttggttttgatttctttgcaatttgacgaacTATTAACAACACATTtgtttcattgattcaaacactgacccaacaatagccgaacacctagtgtttgtttctacaaacactctATTTAGTTGTTGGAATTATGTTTTGAATTATCTTATCTAAAGCCATTGGagactttcggaacagaaacaaaattaaaagttcacagatttacaaataacttacagggtttacaggtCATTGTGAAAGAtagttattccatgaaatgctttactttttgagaaaacattaaaacaatatcaattcttgaaagcgagaattatggatttattttaaacacatgtcatgacatggcgtattgtgcggaaacaagggtgagttttcccgttatttgctcctgactccgatgaccgattgagcctaaattttcacaggtttggtattttaaatataagttgtgaatcactaagtgtgggccttggataatactgtttagcgaaagtgtccaatggcttttaaagggtcggtctatgtaacttttgtaggacagaaaagacaatgtccacagatttacactaaacttacacagtttgaagataaagatagtagaaagcttccctgaaaatattacgtgcggatgtgctgtagtttttgggaaatgagtaaaacaatgtcataaaaataattttcgtctcatgagacgaaaattattttaataatttacaaacatattttcatgacattgttttactcatttctcaaaaactacagcacctcagtaagtaatatttgaagggaagctttccactatcattatcttcaaaccctgtaagtttaaatctatggacattttgaaaaagtacccaaatcctttaaacaaaatggcaaaataAAAGTGCATTGGATTgcacatagttttttttttttactccgaTGGTTGGGTCATACAGGAAGCCCACCACATGAATAGAAATTGTAAAACAGTGTACCATCAGTAAAATGACGGGCTGCATATtatgccacagcaccttgtgaacAAACACCCCTGTACACCGGTACactttttaaaagggcaaggtcTCAAAGAAGGGCAGGGTCTCCATGACTGGCTGCATACTATGCCACAGCAGCTTGTGAACAAAGGGGAAGGTCTCCATGGCAACGGTGGTTGTAAAtcaactgttggtaattgtcaaagaccagtctactcagatggtatctcaaaatatgcatacaaaattgagctcaatcgatcgacGTCGTCGTGAGATAGgcctaataatgaaagaaaaaacaccgatgtcacacgaagttgtgtgctttcaaatgcttgatttcggaacctcaaaatctaattctgaggtctcggaatcaaatttgtggaaaattacttctttctctaaaactatgccacttcagagggagccgtttctcacaatgttttataccatcaacctctccccactactcgtcaccaagaaaggttttatgctaacaattattttgagtaactaccaatagtgtccactgctttaagcagctctatgaaattggcctctGTGTTTTATAAATGTAAGTTAGGGTAAGGGCTACGCCCAGTTTTCCTGGTTTGTTGACTGGCTGCATAATATCCCAAGAACATTTCGATTTTGTTAGGGcaaggtcaccaaggcattttctccaagAACACCCtattaggaaattgtaaatatctaCCAGAGCATTTCACAGGCAcaaaagcaatgaccagggggcataagGCCTGACAACACTACACTGCACTATCACCGCGTTTACACTTGATCCTCCTCAGATCCCGAAAGCGAGATCAAGTATTTTTGTGCTGTGTTCACACTTGAGTGTGATCTCGCATTGATCTCGCATAGTTCAATTCAGCTGAGGCAGAGGTTACTGTGCGATGTGATTGATAATCGCCGGCCACACCCCAGGTAGGCAAAGCGTTGTTTACAGTTTCTTGACCTGACACACCGGATGTGAGCAGCTTAAATTGCAGGAtctggggctgatttcacaaagcaataaaattcatcgcaagacaaattttcagtatcaccatagtgatttgtattgtgacataacactttactaagcagctgcgattgatttgcagttacgatcaattttagatctttgtgaaatcggcccctgatcTCGATCTGCGTCCACACTTGTTTTTCGATCGCCTTTGCAGGATCTTGTCTCCCTTGATCTTGCAATAAAGGGAGGTCAAAaggtcacaatgttttataccaacaacctctccacattacttgtcacaaagaaaggttttatgctaataattattttgagcaattaccaatagtgtccactgcctttaaaccagatTAATAAGATTAATTAGATCaataagaaaatgaagaaaagcATTAGAATGTAGCATTATATACTGGGCAGCTTGCGGAACAGGGCAAAGATTTCCTGGCAATAAGCAGGCTTTGCATCACATCCCTAGTTTGCTAATTTCTTAGTATAGTgctcaatttgtgttttaattttttatacaactggatttgttactacacctggaatctacaggactttttctgtgtatcctccagtcatctgaattgtgaaaatagtgtttttctgtGGAATTTTTCACTGTCTCAGTTGAGAATTCTGGTGTATAAAGCTTACACACACTTAGGTGGCTGAGTCCTGTGCAGTCATCCACCTAGTCCATGGACATTGTTCGCCCATCTGGGGACAATGGAGGTATCCTTTTCATTCTCTCTCTGCttgctagaccattgtactgtatgactcatctgtggtcagctttgttccATCAGAATCAATTGTGTCTGGTGCTTGCATTCTGCCAAAGACACATCAAGGACTCATCCAGGGTCGTAAATATCTGAAATGCCCTATTTCTTACTATGACAACTCCCCAGCCACTTTTCATaaggaaattgtgatttttggtgacattgctgtaaatcccGGCCTTGAAGGTgtcaataactcaaactcagcagaagctagtccaaactctgcaaattcctactcaCGAAACAAGCTTCTCAGTCTCCGTTATGCCCCATTCACACGTGCTACCACTTTGCTGCCTTCCTGTAGTGTAAATTATCattacagaaccttggcctttttgtaaatcccagcactgtttaccgacctacACATCGTATTCGTAGGCCTACCACCTACCCCTAGGCTACACTCTGCAAACAAAGATTGCTTCAAAATACTCATATACTTCCCCCAAACAGTAAAAGACTGGAATGCATTACGACCACCAGACCCAATTCATATCCAATTGTTCATATCCATCATTGacaataagaaaacaaagtacttAACGGAGTCGTTACACAACCGACCTTAGCCATGTTTGTTAGACTTGTGGTATTGTCAAAACCACACCGCACCCACACCCACTCTTTTCATTTGGCTAACACCAGGCCCAGCAAATAATACAAACTTGAAAACATTCTAATCATTCTTAATTAGTAAAACCTTTCCTTACCAACTAACGGCATCGCAATGCATCACACTGTCGAACTTGTTGTTGTTCTAGTCGAAGTGTTCCAACAACATGCCCAATTCTTCGTCTACATAGTTCAAGAAGTTTGTTTTACATCAATAACGTACATCGGGCAATTTATGTCTACCTACACGGTCTTCAGTCCATTCACTTTAGTGTACTCGAGAAcac belongs to Asterias rubens chromosome 6, eAstRub1.3, whole genome shotgun sequence and includes:
- the LOC117291848 gene encoding NXPE family member 3-like isoform X2, with the translated sequence MKDNSSPGSSPTKGRKNDSGSKLQPVTGLLRCSRLVWFLILLVVFIGGANFLFYWQQDGEVQTELVKIAPARVAGGVNIFSKLAGSQTSNPTQVVTHRAVTSQQPNLTTSQATPKTSMSVDFNNPTDAAHSFFTVKQIDASLHYTLCDKLELHIEVRDRHNKLKTYGGDYFWVKIFSNDLDASQAADTITDHQNGTYTAEFVLHWTGNVHMKVVLIKSSEYVALLRHHREIGPARFAYDGMFILGNQKELMPCHITKDMYLGSLESQRSRGFCDFSDRALGYPWFCLKPKTLPCSAWAQHMGVLPRGHQYSSVLAKQENASVQHRFANIRQTGAIAIQVVSIGNTSEMSTCTAPLQPCTQGIAPRPPSSVAGFYFRKEWHSLTCQLKPFVTEAALNCLRDHRLYFFGDSTIRQWFEYLSVRLGQSMQEKHMQTSQHCGPRFAEDKSSNLTIFYRHHGYPIRATWTNVQDIKYTAHEIDGLQAGPNTAVFLTFWAHFTPTTIEFYLERWKAVKEAIRRLRKRDPNTPVFIKSANTREQQGMDMSNWYAMELDKVMREDLINEPGVTIIDVWDMTLSHSSGYRIHPVEAIISQEIKVALNFLCPMTVA
- the LOC117291848 gene encoding NXPE family member 3-like isoform X1 — protein: MPLVDNSSPGSSPTKGRKNDSGSKLQPVTGLLRCSRLVWFLILLVVFIGGANFLFYWQQDGEVQTELVKIAPARVAGGVNIFSKLAGSQTSNPTQVVTHRAVTSQQPNLTTSQATPKTSMSVDFNNPTDAAHSFFTVKQIDASLHYTLCDKLELHIEVRDRHNKLKTYGGDYFWVKIFSNDLDASQAADTITDHQNGTYTAEFVLHWTGNVHMKVVLIKSSEYVALLRHHREIGPARFAYDGMFILGNQKELMPCHITKDMYLGSLESQRSRGFCDFSDRALGYPWFCLKPKTLPCSAWAQHMGVLPRGHQYSSVLAKQENASVQHRFANIRQTGAIAIQVVSIGNTSEMSTCTAPLQPCTQGIAPRPPSSVAGFYFRKEWHSLTCQLKPFVTEAALNCLRDHRLYFFGDSTIRQWFEYLSVRLGQSMQEKHMQTSQHCGPRFAEDKSSNLTIFYRHHGYPIRATWTNVQDIKYTAHEIDGLQAGPNTAVFLTFWAHFTPTTIEFYLERWKAVKEAIRRLRKRDPNTPVFIKSANTREQQGMDMSNWYAMELDKVMREDLINEPGVTIIDVWDMTLSHSSGYRIHPVEAIISQEIKVALNFLCPMTVA